One Candidatus Bathyarchaeota archaeon genomic window, ACTTACATAGCCTCGAGCCTCGGCCCCCTTCTACGTAAGGTCGATGACGGAGACATCATAGATGCTGGCCCCTGGCCTCTCAGGGTTGTCTGGACCCCGGGCCACACGAGGGGGAGCATATGCCTCTATTCAGAGGAGATGCGCCTCCTCCTCTCCGGGGACACGGTCTTCCCAGGCGGGCATTATGGGAGATACGACGGCGAGACCGGAAGTAGAGAGGAGATTGTGAACTCCCTGATGAGGCTCACATCCCTAGATGTCGAGGTGATGCTCCCTGGGCATGGCACGCCCGTTCTAGAGGGGGCCTGGAGGCATATAAGGCAGGCCTATCTGAACGCCTCCACCTACACCCCTTAAATATCCGATAGATGGATAGGAGTTCGATTAGTTATGTTCGAGAAGAATCTCGACCTCAGGAGCGACACGGTTACACTGCCAACGCCCGAGATGAGGGAGGCGGCCGCCAAAGCGGAGGTAGGAGACGACGTATATGGGGAGGATCCCACCGTTAATCGGCTTGAGAGGCTGGCCGCCGAGATGCTTGGTAAGGAGGCGGCCCTCTTCGTGACAAGTGGAACTCAGGGAAACGCCGTCTGCCTCCTCTCCCACACCCAGAGGGGGGATGAGATAATCCTTGAGGCCAGGAGCCACATATACCTAAACGAGGTTGGAGGCCTCGCAGTTCTAGGGGGCCTGATGGCGAGGCCGGTTCCGGGGGAGCTCGGGTGGATGCGACCCGAGGCCATAGAGGCGGCTATAAGGCCTCCTAACATCCACTATCCGAGGACATCACTCATCTGCGTCGAGAATACCCA contains:
- a CDS encoding MBL fold metallo-hydrolase, which codes for MPRIVDLGASSERLRDVNLIIGEGLCSNIYVLGRRGALIVDTGVGNSLNPVWPQLHRLGVRGEDIAGVALTHAHHDHVGGVLRILERATPRVYIHRLDATYIASSLGPLLRKVDDGDIIDAGPWPLRVVWTPGHTRGSICLYSEEMRLLLSGDTVFPGGHYGRYDGETGSREEIVNSLMRLTSLDVEVMLPGHGTPVLEGAWRHIRQAYLNASTYTP